A stretch of DNA from Leptospira barantonii:
CCCACTTCTTTCTTTTTAAAAAACGCGTCCAATCCGATCATCAAACCCTTGTTAACCGGAACCTTAAAAAAAAATAAACATCTTTCCGCGATGACCCGGAACACCAAGGCGATCACCGGGATTCAAACCTTGGAAGGAGACGGTTACAACGTCCTTTCCGGAGAAACATTAGGAAAACTTGATGTAAGAATTCTTCCCGGCGTGAATTCGAAAGAATACTTGGAAAAAATCCGTGAAATCGCGAAACCCTACGGAATCGAGGTGGAAGTGTTCGACGAGATCGGACCGGATGATTCTCCCTTGGATAGCGATCTGTTTCAAATTTTGGCGAACGTTTCCACGTCTAAGGTTCCCGGAAGTGTGGCCGCTCCGTTTATGTCCGCCGGTAAAACCGATAACGCGAGGTTTAGAAGAATCGGGATTCAATGTTACGGTTTGAATCCCGCCATCCTAACCGCAAAGGATACGGAAGGTCTTCACGGTAAGGACGAGAATATCAGCGTGGAAAACTTGAAGTTAGGTTCTACGATTCTTTTTGAAACTTTGATTCAATACGCGAGTCCATAAAAATTAAAGCGACTTCAAAAAATTCAAAAGATGGGTTCGATCCCGTATGTCCAACCCGAGAACGTATTTTTTAGAAGACTCCGCTTCGCCGCCATGCCATAGTACCGCTTCCATCAAGTTACCGGCCCTTCCGTCGTGCAGATAACGTGTATGACCGTTGACCGTTTCGAAAAGACCGATCCCCCAGAGAGGCGGGGTTCTCCATTCGCTTCCGCTCGCTTCTTCGTCGGGTCTGTGATCGGCGAGTCCTTCCCCCATATCGTGCAACAAAAGATCCGTGTAAGGTCGGATGGTTTGATTGGACAGTTCGGGAAAACTCGCGTTCGATCCGGTTTGCATTTTTGGAATATGACAATTCTTGCAACCGGCCTTGAAGAAAATTTCTTTTCCGGCGAGAACACTTGTGTTGTCCGCCTTTCTTCTCGCGGGAACCGCGACGAGTTTCATATAATTGGTGATCGCGGTGATCTTACTTTGTGGAACTTCGGGGGAACCTCCGTTAACGGAAGATTGACACTGAGTTTGAGAACTCATACAATTCTCGCTAGGAAATAGAGGAGAGGTGATTCCCAAATCTCCCAAAAAAGCCGCTGAGTTTTGTCTCGTCAAATCGGTGTTATTCGCTTTCCATCCGAATCTTCCCAAAGTGGTTCCGATTCCGTTTAGATTGCGGACGTAGTTCGGTTTTCCGGAAATTCCGTTTCCGTCCTTGTCGTTCGGGTCCGCGAACCCGAGAATGGAATTTTCGGGAATCGCCTCCAAAAGACCGAGCCCGATCACTTGTTGAGTGACCCGGATAGAGGTTCTCGTATCGTTCGCAAGCGGTCCGTAACCTAAATTCGAAAGTTGTAATGTAGGAGAACGTAATGTGTATTCGGTTCCATCGTCGAATTTACCGGCGATCTCCTGATACGTTACGATCGCGTCTCCTTCTTTGGAAACACCGGAGACCCCGTTCGGTTGAAATTGTCCGCCGTAGTTCGGTTCCGTATTGTGCGAATCGTTTCCCACGCTCAGACGAACAAGACTCACGGTCAATTTTTCTCCGTCTTCTTCCAAAGCCCTTCCGTTGGCCGCGTGACACGTAAAACAAGAATTTGTGTGGAAGAGCGGGCCCAAACCGTCCCGATCCGGAAGCGCAGAGGAAAAACCGGCCGTCCAGGGAACCTCAAAGACGGTTTGCCCCACGGTAAATTCCGAGATGGAATTCAGGGGCGCATTCTTTGCAAATTGACGAAACGCGGTGCTTCCGAATTCGAAACTCGTCATACCGATTCCGCCCTGGTATTCTTCCCCGTTTTCGTAAGCCCATTCCGAGTTAGACGAAATTGCAAGCAAGGCGAGAATCGCAGTGCCGTTTTTGCAGTCCGTGGAGGAACAAAATTCTCCCTTGGGAGAACAGGCTCCCAAGAAGAGTGAAATTCCAAAAAAAAGAAAAAATCTAAATTTCAAACGCATTCCAATCCTTGTATATTATGGAATCGTGATGGAAACCGGAGTCGCCGCGCCCCAGTTCGTCTGAAGATCCGGTCTTCCTAAGGAACCCTTGAAGTTCCAACCCCATCCGTAAAAATTACCGTTGGAAAGAAGCGCGAAGTTATGCGTCGCTCCGCAACCGAAATGGATTAGGTCCGAGATTCCGACCACGGCGTTGTTCGGTTCGTACACCTTACTCGTCGTAGTTTCGCCGATTCCGAGATTTGCCGTGGTTCCGTTCGCTCCCCATCCTTTTACGGTTCCGTTTTTTAGGATCGCAAAACTTTGGGTTCCACCGGCCCAAACGGATGAAGCATTTGTAATATTCGAAACCGGTGTTGGAGTTGCGGTCGGGTTCGGCGATCCCGTGCCGCCGATTCCCAACTGGCCGCTCGCGTTGAGTCCCCAAGAGTAAACCGTTCCGTCCGATTTGAGCGCGAGAATGTGATCTCTTCCGTTTGCGATCTGTTTGATTCCGGAAAGACCTGGAACTTTCAAAGGAGTGGATTGTGCGGTCGTTGCGGTCGCGATCGTTCCGTTTCCAAGGTTACCGTATTGGCTTCTTCCCCAGACGTAAACTTCTCCGGAAGAGGTGAGCGCCGCCGAATGAGCCGAACCCGCGATCACTTGAATCACGTCCGTCAATCCGACAACCGCAACCGGGTTTGTGGAGATTGTGGTCGTCGTAAGACCAGTGGCTCCGTTGCCGAGTTGTCCCACGCCGTTCAGACCAAAGGCGACTAACGTTCCATTTGATTTTAGAACAAGCCCGTGATCGAAACCGTACGCGCCCATAACCGCGTCGCTGATACCCGGAACCTCGATCGGAGGTTGTCTCGGTCCCGCCGTGGAAGCGCTCGCTGGATCGGTCGTGTTGTTTCCGATTCCCAGTTGTCCGTTTGCGTTGGTTCCCCAGGTATAAACCTTTCCGTTTTTGGCGATCGCCATCGAACTGTTTTGTGTAAAATGAATGCTCGAGATATTGTTAAGCGAAGTGAGTTTAACGATGACGTCGTTGATCCCGTCTCCCGTCGAAGTTCCGGTTCCTAACTGACCGAAATTATTTCGCCCGACCGTATAAACCTCTCCATTCTTTAAAAAACCGGAGTGGGCCGCGCCCGCGCTGAGTTTGGTTCCGAAGTAAACGTGAACTTCTTTTTGAACCACGGTTCCGTCCGATTTTTTAAAACGAACTTGGATCGTATTCTCTCCGTTGACCGGTTTGAAAACGGAGGATTTGAGGGTGGTGGGAGCCTCGGCCGAAGAACCGTAGATTTTTTGATCTCCGTGATAGACCTCGTATTCTCCGGCGGTATCGGCTTGGATCGTAGTTTCCAACTGATATACCGGGATGATTTCGCCTTCCTTGGGGGAAAGAATTTGGAACGTATTCTGGTTATCCGACGTCGCCTGAACGGCCCCGATCGCCGTGAGGGAAAGGGGAGTGAGGTCGTTTGCGGTATTTTGTCCGCAGGAGAGAACCCAGGATAAGGATAGAATGAACGCAACTTTGAGTTTCATGATTTCCTCTTTATTTGTAGTTTATTGAAAATGAGAGTAATTCTCAGTATCAATCTAGCCATCCAAAAGAAACCACGCATAACGTCAAGCGATCTAAGTTGTTTCTTTGCATTTGACAGAAGGGGTTTCCTGTGGAGAATCGTGAAAATTCTTTCCTGGAGAATCCCATCAATGAACCGTTCCTTGCGTTGTTTGTTCCTTCTTTCTTTCCTGGTTTTGAGTTTTCAAAACTGTAAAAAAGAACTTAGCGTTTCTATGGCTACGTCCACTTCCTTAAGCGACAAACTCGCGTTCGCCGCTCTCGGAGGAGGAAGTTGGAAACCGGAAGACGGGGCGGAGTTTGTAAAACTTCATTTTTATCCGGACGAAGGGTTTCAACTCAAGAAGGTGGAAGTGGATTCTTGTAAGGGAGAATTCAGCGACGCGGTCACGGCCTATATCAACTTCGACGAGTTCAGCGCGGCCGCGGATCTTTCCGGCAAAAAGGCTTCCGTCAATTTTGAAAAACCGGTATATGCAAGATCCGTAACGATCAACTTTCGTAAGAACAAGGATCTTTGTATCGGAGAAATCCGTTTTTACGACGAAAGGGAAAAACAATTCTCCCTAAAACTTCCAAAGATCGTAGAAGGAAGTGCGACCGCTTCCGAAACCGCGAGTCCGGTTCTATCCTACGACGTGATGAATCTTTTCGATTCCCGTTACGAATACGCGTGGGCTTCGGATAAAAAAGGAAAAGGAGTCGTTTTAAATTTTAGATTCGCGGAGCCTCAAAAATTCGACACGATCAAAATCTGGAACGGTTATCAAAGATCGGATCAGCACTGTTATTCGAACGGAAGATTGAAGACCGCTACCTTGACCGGCGATAACGGTTATACTCAGAAGATCCAACTCCAGGACGTTTTAGGACCTCAGGAAATCGCATTAGAAAAACCTTTTGAAGGAAGCACTCTGCGTTTGACCGTGGACGATATCTACGCGGGAAAGATGTATAAGGGTCTTGTGTTGAGCGAAATACGTTTCGGTAAGGATAAGAATTGGGTATTGATCAATCCGATCAACAGATCTCAAACCATCGCGAGATCCAATCATCTTCAATTTACTCCTCCCGATTTGGACGGAATTTTAAATCACGGTCTGAGAGGTTCCGAGGTTTCCGAACTTCCCGCCGAAATTCAAAGCACGGAGAATATCGCGTCATCGGAAACATCCGCACAAACCACGGAGGAAGCGCAAGGTTACAGAGTTTCATCCGATTGGTCGCTTAGAATGCGTTCGGACGGTTCTTTTTTTATGGAAGGAAACACTCAGGATCAAAGCGGAATGGATTCCGGAATGTTGCATAAGACGAGCAAGTTCTATGCGATCGGAAACTACGAGGTTAAGGAATCTTCAGCGGATTCTTTGAAACTAAGGGTTTTCGGTTATATGCGTAAGTATTCCTCTTCCTTTGTGGAGAACTACGGAGATATGGACTGCAACGGTTGCGGTCGCGATTGTAACATGGCGGACAGCGATCCGGATAAAAAGGAAATCATCTTTCAGGACTTTATCACGATCAAAAAACTGAACGGAAGCATTTATGTTCAAAACACGAGTCCGAGCAGAAAATTGGATTTTAAAACCCTGGGGATGACCCTCGAGTGAGAAAAATCTATTACGGAATTGGAATATTCATTTTATCTTTCGGACTGATCGATTGTAAAAAGGATTCTTCCGGTCAAACTTCGGAGGGACTTGAACCGATTTCCTCCGATCCGAACCGTCAGATTAAGGTCAGCGTCCTTTGGGAGAAAAAAAGTTTTCCATTGGACATCGAACTCTATGAAGGTGCTTCTCAAAGACCGGTGGATCTTTGGGCGACCGGTTCGGTGAAAGATTTATCCGAGGCCCCCGTTTCCGTACCGATCGAAGGGAACGATCTCTATCTAAAACCCGGTTCTAAAAAGAAATTCGTTCTTGTGGTGAAGAATACAACGGATCGGGATTTTTATTTTTTTGCGTCCCCGCATTCCATGCTTCCGGCGGAAGGTTCTTTGGGGTTTAAGTTCAAATGTCTTTGTATCAACCACGCGTTTTTCATTCCTCCGAAAGAAACCTGGTATAGGGTTGTGGAACTCCGAACGGGAGGAGAGGCTCTCGCAAAAGAATTAAGAATTACTCATACACTTGTGGGAATGGACGAGGAGAGAATCCGACTCTATCAAAAAGGAATAGGAACCGGAAGCGGCTCGCGAGACGAATAGAACTTGCGCGAGCCGATATTCTGAGGAGATCGTTTTTGTTTAGTGAAGAGGTTTGATGTCGCCGGATTCGGCAACCGGACCGCCGCAGAGAACGATCTTGTTTTCGATTCTGCAGTGTTTTTTGGAATGATCGAAAGCCGAAAACAAAATGCCTTCGCTTGAATTCTTTTCGTCCTGGAATTCTCCCTCATACACGCTTGTATCGGGGAAACGAACCTTTCCGGGGCCGTTCATTTTTCCCATTTCGAACGTACCTTCGAGCATCGCCCCGTTTTTAAAAATATAAGTTCCTTTTCCGTCCTTCATATCCTCTTTGAAGGTGCCTTCGAATCGATCCCCGTTTTTGTATTTGATTCTTCCCGATCCGCTTCTCAGATCGTTTTCAAAACCGCCTCTGTACTCGTCGTCGTTGTCGTAGACATAGGTTCCGGAACCGGTGACACAATTTCCTTGAATACAACCCCGGGTCGGATCTACGGTTTCTTCGGTTGCGGATCTGCTTGCGGTAGTGGTCTGTGTCTCTTCCATGTTTCTTGCGCTTTCGTCCGAGTAGGCGGAACGTCCCGCGCCGCTTGCGGACTCGTTAGGCGCCATCTTTTGGTCTCCGGATGAACACTGAACGAAAACACAAAGGAACATAACTCCGCAGAAAGAGCATCTTACAAAAAATCTCATCATATTTTTTGAATACGAAATAAAATCGTTTTCACTTACAAACATGGTCAAAATTTTATGAACCGCGCCGTAATCTGTCAAACTCTATTCTATTTCAGGAGCTCCGAGACCGGCATGGCCTGTTGATTGATAAACGAAGGGAGCTTGGACCGAATTCTCTGATACAAAAATAAGTAGAAACGTCTCATAAAAGGATGAAATAGAATGCGGTCCATCAGTCTTATGTTCTTTCTTTTTCGGACGAATAACTTCAGCAAAAGTTTAGACATAAGTCCGGGGGTTCTTCTTCGGGGAAGAATTCTAAACTTATACGCGTCCGGATAATTTTCGGAATACAGATCCCGGAGATAAATCGCCTCTTCGAGAAGATACTGTTCCCGTTCCGGATCGGGAAGATAGATCAGCTCCCTACAAAATGCGAATAACTGAAAGGTTTCGTATTGAAACCGGAAATCGTAAGGAAGATCGAGTCGTTTCGAGATTCTTCCCATTTCTTTGAGGTCCTCGATCGCCCGATATCCCTTTTGTACCGACTCTTCCGGGTTCTTGCAAAAAGCTGAATATAAGATTCGGAAGTGATCGCTGATCGTGACCCTGTCCCAGGTGATGTGGAGAAGGGGAGGAATCCTGACCCGATGAATGTATAGAGGAAGATCGCTGAACGAAGGATCGTATAAAAGATTTTCAATCACGGAATCGGAAAGTTTTAAAAACCGGACAAACTCTTTGATCCCCTTTTTACCGAAGAATTTTCGGAGACTTTTTTTGACGCTCCAATCCTTTTTAAAAAGTCCGATACAAACGAATGTGTTGAGTTCGTTCCAATAGGAAGTATTCTTTAAAAACGTAATGTTCTTAAACGAGGACCAGCCCCCGGTTTGACACCAGACGCTGAACCCTACGAGATTTTTGGCTTTTTTGAGTTCCTTTTTATACGCCAGATATTGCCAGCCCACAAAGGACGGATATTCTCCGAAACCTTCGTATTCTCTTCTTGCCTGAAACTCCACGAGTTTCGGAAGATCGTCTTGGAAGAACAGGGAATTGATCGAAAGATAGCGAAAAAAATCGCCTTCTCCGTATTTCATGGAAACTACGAGGTTCTTGGAAGGAACTCCCTCGAAAACTTTTTCATATGTTTTTTGATTCCAGATAAGATCGCCGATCGGATACGCTCCGATCGTCCAGGTTCTAAATATTAGAGTTTTGGAATGTTTTTCGAAGACGGGGAGAATTTTTTTTAAAAATCGGTTCGCGTCCTCGGGCTTTTTTAGAAACAGTCTGCTTCTGAAATCCCCTTCGACGTCGACTCCGTCCGATTCTCCGATACGAAGAACGACCCCGTCCACGTTTTCGAACTCCGTAAACAGTTTTTCCAGACATTCCACGAAAAGATCGGAAACACGATCGAATTCTCCCTTGGTTTGTTCTTCGATGTAAGAATTGAAGAACATAAAATCGCTCGTGATAAAAACCTTGAGTTTGCTTTTACGCGCGGTTCTAAAAAGTTTACGATAGGAATTCTGATAGGATCTTATTTTGTTTCTGAGAAGATCGGGATAAAAGGAAAAGTCCGTCACGAAGGAAAGTTCGTCGATCGTGATCGCGTTGTATCCGAGCGCGCTGATTCGCCTAACGTATGAATCGAAATTCTCCCGGATTCTTTTGTGGGTTTTCTTTTTGAATTCCCTGTTTTTTTCCAGAAGTGCGATCGGGGCCTTGGACCAGTTCTGCGATTTCCCGGGAGCTTTTACGAAGAACGGGGCGCTCGAATCGATGAGCGCCAGATTCAGTTTCATGTTTTATTCTTCCTTGCCGAACCGAATCGTTTCCAAGGTGCCCGCGACCAAGATCAAAACTCCGCCGACAACTTCTCTGTAACCCGGAATATCTCCCAACAAGATCCAAGCGAGTAAAATGGAATACACGGGTTGTATGCTCGAAAGAATTCCGGCGGTCTTGAGTTTGAGTTGAAACATGGATTTGACGTACAACGTATGCGCGAATGCGGTGAAAAAACTTCCGAGCAAAAAGATAAGACCGAGTGATCTTGTGGAAGTGGGAATACTTTCCCAGTAACATACGGGAGCCAACATAAAAACCGATGCAAAGGATTGAAGACACATAACTTGTGCGCTTCCGTGATGAGAAAGAAATTTTTTACTGAGTAGATTTCGAAACGAAAAAGAAGCCGCTGACAATAAACCCGTAACGATTCCCCAAAAGAAATCGTTACCCGGTTTGAAGTCCGGAATCAAAATCCCAACCCCGAGTAAAACCAAAAACGCCAGCGAAATGTCTCTCAATTTTAACTTGGATGGAAAGTAGATCGGCTCTATAAAAACGGTGATCACGGGATGAGTGAAAAGCGTTAGGACCGCGATCGCAGGAGATGCTAACCGCGCCGATGCGAAGAATAAAACCCAGTGGGTTGCGAGTAAAATTCCACCTCCGATGGCCGCGCCGTTTTCCGTCGCGCTTGGAAACAAAACGGGTTTGTCCCTCCATTTCAGAAATAGATAAAGACCGATGCTTGCAAAGACCGTTCTTCCGAAAGTAATCATCCAAACACTTTCATCGATCAGTTTTGCGAAGAGTACGTTTCCGCTGATGAGGATCATCGCGAATTGAAATTCCAAAAATATCTTAGTTTTCGAATCGGAGGACATGGGTTTCTCTCAAACCAAAAGACGATAAACCCCGTTCCTGGAAAACAAAATTGATTTTTTTAAGACGAGACGAAACCGAAAAAGAACGAATCTTTTTACAAAACTGTAAAATACCTTCTCCTTCTCGTCGCTTGAAATCGGAACGAAGAAAGAGAAGGTCTATCGAAATCAAGCGATACGTTGTTCCGCCTGTAGCTGTGTTTCCGGATTGTAACGGTTGGCGCGTAACATACTGTCAAAATCGTTAAACCGAATTCCATAACGTTTCATCGCCGGATGAACAAAAGGTGCGACCATCTGACGGATGTAAAACGGTTGATTGACCACGAAGTGATGGATTCCGTGAGTGCTTCCGAAGTTGAAACAAAAAAGATGCAAAGGAAGAAGTAACCAAGAATTCAAGACCTGGGTTTGTTCGTGGATTCCTTTTACGTCTCCGTAGTAGTGCATGTTGGACGAAACGATTTGAATGCTGGATTGACGGATCCAATTCGGGAGCATATAAACCACCGCGGCCGTATTCAGAAACATACGAGCCGATTCCAAAAGTTCGGGATAGGGAAGCTCGACCGGGGAACCAAGAAATAAATTTCCGTAGTGGATCAGATTCAAACCCAGAAAGTTGTACCAAAGAGTGTAATAGATCACGAGCCAAGGCCAACTTTCCGAAACGATTTCCTTTCTTTTAAACTTAGGAGCGTCTTTGACGAGTTTTCTAAAATTGAGAATCGCGGAAACGTTTCCGTCGATCATCGCAAAAAAACGAACCAAACCGGCCTTCATACCGTTGCCGATCAGACGTTCTTCGATATCGTCCTTATGACCGGAAACTTTGTGGTGTAGAGTGTGAATCATTCTTCTATACCAAGGACTTACGGTGTTTCCCCGAAAAATCCAAACGGTCCAGAATAAAAGATCCTGCATCTTTGTATTGTCTTTGAAGTAAAGATTGTGGATCGTATCGTGTTCGATCTCGTGAAGAAGGGAAGCGAAGATCGCGTTTGACACGATCGCAATCCAAGCCGGGATGATTCCCGCTATATAAAGCCCCGCGGTGACGATCATCATTCCCGCCGAACCGAATGTGATCGACGCGCCCAAAAGATTCTGTCTGTTTAAGATAGGAAATTTTTTTCTGAGATTCTTTTCCCTAAAACGAATCCAGCGCATGATCTTTACGTTTTTTTCCCGAGTCGCCAGTGTTTGCCATTTCTTCGGCTTTCTACTCGGAAGAATTTCATTTTTCGCTAATATAAGAGCGCTCATATCGACTCCTTTCCAATTCTCGTGATGGAACGGATTCTAACTCCTTTCCCGAATTCGGTCGTCCTATTCTATCGATTCCGACGCGGTCCGGCGACCGAATCGATAAATTGCGCCGAGTTTGTGCGGTATTCGCTCGGAGTAATTCCGGTATGTTTTTGAAACGCGCGGTTGAACGAAGACTTGGTTCTAAAACCGACGGAATATGCGATATCGATGATGCTCTTATCGGGTTCGGAAGTCAAAAGGCTACGAGCTTCCGCGACCCTGTAGTCGTTTACAAATACGGAAAAATTCTTACCCAATTCCTGATTGAGAAACTCGGAAACCTGATGTGTGGAAAGTGCGAGCTCGTCTGCGAGATCTCCGAGACCCAAATCTTCTTCCCTGTATAAAAAATCCTTTTCCATCAGATGAATCAGATTTTCTTTCAAAGCCGCGCGATCGATTCCCACCAAAAGAGAACGCGCGTATTTTTCTCGCGTCGCTTGTGTGACTTCCTGAAGTTTTTGAAAGAATCCCGGATTTCTATGACCGATCAGATAAGCCGCGCAGAGAGCGAGGCCCATTCCTCCCGAAGTGAGAATCAAAAAGTCGGAAGTTTTCGTGATAAAAAAGAATGCGCCGAGCGTAAGATGAAGAATGGAAGTCACCGCTAAAAAGGAAAGAATTCTCGCGGTCGGTTCGGCCTTCCAAACCTCCCATCTCCAAAGATCGCGGGAACTTTTTAAAACTAAGGAAACATAAAACGCGATTCCGAAAACCGCAGGAAGAAGAACCCAATCCAAAGGACTTGGAAAAATCTTTTCCACAAAAGATCTGTGGATCATTTCGGGAATGTGTCCCGGAAAGAATAGAATTCCAAGATAAAGAAACGCACCCGTTACCGGAAGAACGCAGTGAAGCATTCTTTCCCGGTTGGAATCCATAAAAGATTCTCCCGTGCTGACCTTATAAATTCCGTATAAAACCGGGCCCACGGAATACAAAGCCGGGATATGAAGCAGGATCAACCAGGATAAAAACGAAGTGGAAAAGGAAAGAATCGAGATCGAACTTCCCTGAAGAATAGACATTCCTAAAAAGAGAACACCTAAAAGATAATTGAGTCTTACCTTGTTCGGTAGAACCATCTGGCCTAAAAACATCAAACAGCCCAGAGCAGAGCCGAAAACTCCCATCCAATAAAAAAAAGAACTCAGCCAAAGTGGAAGAAAAAGGGGAGACGGAGAAGAAAATAAGCCGTGAGCGAACACAATAGCGAACGCTACAGCGTTGAGTAAGTTCTGTCAAGGGAGAAAAGCGAATGCCTTTCTCCCTTAAAGAAAGATCAGTATCTAGATCTAGATTTTTCTGGGAAAGGTTTTTTAGGAAGGGCTTCGTTCACTTTGATTTCTCTT
This window harbors:
- a CDS encoding glycosyl hydrolase family 67, whose protein sequence is MKLNLALIDSSAPFFVKAPGKSQNWSKAPIALLEKNREFKKKTHKRIRENFDSYVRRISALGYNAITIDELSFVTDFSFYPDLLRNKIRSYQNSYRKLFRTARKSKLKVFITSDFMFFNSYIEEQTKGEFDRVSDLFVECLEKLFTEFENVDGVVLRIGESDGVDVEGDFRSRLFLKKPEDANRFLKKILPVFEKHSKTLIFRTWTIGAYPIGDLIWNQKTYEKVFEGVPSKNLVVSMKYGEGDFFRYLSINSLFFQDDLPKLVEFQARREYEGFGEYPSFVGWQYLAYKKELKKAKNLVGFSVWCQTGGWSSFKNITFLKNTSYWNELNTFVCIGLFKKDWSVKKSLRKFFGKKGIKEFVRFLKLSDSVIENLLYDPSFSDLPLYIHRVRIPPLLHITWDRVTISDHFRILYSAFCKNPEESVQKGYRAIEDLKEMGRISKRLDLPYDFRFQYETFQLFAFCRELIYLPDPEREQYLLEEAIYLRDLYSENYPDAYKFRILPRRRTPGLMSKLLLKLFVRKRKNIRLMDRILFHPFMRRFYLFLYQRIRSKLPSFINQQAMPVSELLK
- a CDS encoding RCC1 domain-containing protein, which codes for MKLKVAFILSLSWVLSCGQNTANDLTPLSLTAIGAVQATSDNQNTFQILSPKEGEIIPVYQLETTIQADTAGEYEVYHGDQKIYGSSAEAPTTLKSSVFKPVNGENTIQVRFKKSDGTVVQKEVHVYFGTKLSAGAAHSGFLKNGEVYTVGRNNFGQLGTGTSTGDGINDVIVKLTSLNNISSIHFTQNSSMAIAKNGKVYTWGTNANGQLGIGNNTTDPASASTAGPRQPPIEVPGISDAVMGAYGFDHGLVLKSNGTLVAFGLNGVGQLGNGATGLTTTTISTNPVAVVGLTDVIQVIAGSAHSAALTSSGEVYVWGRSQYGNLGNGTIATATTAQSTPLKVPGLSGIKQIANGRDHILALKSDGTVYSWGLNASGQLGIGGTGSPNPTATPTPVSNITNASSVWAGGTQSFAILKNGTVKGWGANGTTANLGIGETTTSKVYEPNNAVVGISDLIHFGCGATHNFALLSNGNFYGWGWNFKGSLGRPDLQTNWGAATPVSITIP
- the lsa20 gene encoding LIC11469 family lipoprotein adhesin Lsa20; translation: MRKIYYGIGIFILSFGLIDCKKDSSGQTSEGLEPISSDPNRQIKVSVLWEKKSFPLDIELYEGASQRPVDLWATGSVKDLSEAPVSVPIEGNDLYLKPGSKKKFVLVVKNTTDRDFYFFASPHSMLPAEGSLGFKFKCLCINHAFFIPPKETWYRVVELRTGGEALAKELRITHTLVGMDEERIRLYQKGIGTGSGSRDE
- a CDS encoding fatty acid desaturase; amino-acid sequence: MSALILAKNEILPSRKPKKWQTLATREKNVKIMRWIRFREKNLRKKFPILNRQNLLGASITFGSAGMMIVTAGLYIAGIIPAWIAIVSNAIFASLLHEIEHDTIHNLYFKDNTKMQDLLFWTVWIFRGNTVSPWYRRMIHTLHHKVSGHKDDIEERLIGNGMKAGLVRFFAMIDGNVSAILNFRKLVKDAPKFKRKEIVSESWPWLVIYYTLWYNFLGLNLIHYGNLFLGSPVELPYPELLESARMFLNTAAVVYMLPNWIRQSSIQIVSSNMHYYGDVKGIHEQTQVLNSWLLLPLHLFCFNFGSTHGIHHFVVNQPFYIRQMVAPFVHPAMKRYGIRFNDFDSMLRANRYNPETQLQAEQRIA
- a CDS encoding NADase-type glycan-binding domain-containing protein, which produces MNRSLRCLFLLSFLVLSFQNCKKELSVSMATSTSLSDKLAFAALGGGSWKPEDGAEFVKLHFYPDEGFQLKKVEVDSCKGEFSDAVTAYINFDEFSAAADLSGKKASVNFEKPVYARSVTINFRKNKDLCIGEIRFYDEREKQFSLKLPKIVEGSATASETASPVLSYDVMNLFDSRYEYAWASDKKGKGVVLNFRFAEPQKFDTIKIWNGYQRSDQHCYSNGRLKTATLTGDNGYTQKIQLQDVLGPQEIALEKPFEGSTLRLTVDDIYAGKMYKGLVLSEIRFGKDKNWVLINPINRSQTIARSNHLQFTPPDLDGILNHGLRGSEVSELPAEIQSTENIASSETSAQTTEEAQGYRVSSDWSLRMRSDGSFFMEGNTQDQSGMDSGMLHKTSKFYAIGNYEVKESSADSLKLRVFGYMRKYSSSFVENYGDMDCNGCGRDCNMADSDPDKKEIIFQDFITIKKLNGSIYVQNTSPSRKLDFKTLGMTLE
- a CDS encoding DMT family transporter, translating into MSSDSKTKIFLEFQFAMILISGNVLFAKLIDESVWMITFGRTVFASIGLYLFLKWRDKPVLFPSATENGAAIGGGILLATHWVLFFASARLASPAIAVLTLFTHPVITVFIEPIYFPSKLKLRDISLAFLVLLGVGILIPDFKPGNDFFWGIVTGLLSAASFSFRNLLSKKFLSHHGSAQVMCLQSFASVFMLAPVCYWESIPTSTRSLGLIFLLGSFFTAFAHTLYVKSMFQLKLKTAGILSSIQPVYSILLAWILLGDIPGYREVVGGVLILVAGTLETIRFGKEE
- a CDS encoding di-heme oxidoredictase family protein, with protein sequence MRLKFRFFLFFGISLFLGACSPKGEFCSSTDCKNGTAILALLAISSNSEWAYENGEEYQGGIGMTSFEFGSTAFRQFAKNAPLNSISEFTVGQTVFEVPWTAGFSSALPDRDGLGPLFHTNSCFTCHAANGRALEEDGEKLTVSLVRLSVGNDSHNTEPNYGGQFQPNGVSGVSKEGDAIVTYQEIAGKFDDGTEYTLRSPTLQLSNLGYGPLANDTRTSIRVTQQVIGLGLLEAIPENSILGFADPNDKDGNGISGKPNYVRNLNGIGTTLGRFGWKANNTDLTRQNSAAFLGDLGITSPLFPSENCMSSQTQCQSSVNGGSPEVPQSKITAITNYMKLVAVPARRKADNTSVLAGKEIFFKAGCKNCHIPKMQTGSNASFPELSNQTIRPYTDLLLHDMGEGLADHRPDEEASGSEWRTPPLWGIGLFETVNGHTRYLHDGRAGNLMEAVLWHGGEAESSKKYVLGLDIRDRTHLLNFLKSL
- a CDS encoding MORN repeat-containing protein; translated protein: MFVSENDFISYSKNMMRFFVRCSFCGVMFLCVFVQCSSGDQKMAPNESASGAGRSAYSDESARNMEETQTTTASRSATEETVDPTRGCIQGNCVTGSGTYVYDNDDEYRGGFENDLRSGSGRIKYKNGDRFEGTFKEDMKDGKGTYIFKNGAMLEGTFEMGKMNGPGKVRFPDTSVYEGEFQDEKNSSEGILFSAFDHSKKHCRIENKIVLCGGPVAESGDIKPLH
- a CDS encoding AraC family transcriptional regulator codes for the protein MFAHGLFSSPSPLFLPLWLSSFFYWMGVFGSALGCLMFLGQMVLPNKVRLNYLLGVLFLGMSILQGSSISILSFSTSFLSWLILLHIPALYSVGPVLYGIYKVSTGESFMDSNRERMLHCVLPVTGAFLYLGILFFPGHIPEMIHRSFVEKIFPSPLDWVLLPAVFGIAFYVSLVLKSSRDLWRWEVWKAEPTARILSFLAVTSILHLTLGAFFFITKTSDFLILTSGGMGLALCAAYLIGHRNPGFFQKLQEVTQATREKYARSLLVGIDRAALKENLIHLMEKDFLYREEDLGLGDLADELALSTHQVSEFLNQELGKNFSVFVNDYRVAEARSLLTSEPDKSIIDIAYSVGFRTKSSFNRAFQKHTGITPSEYRTNSAQFIDSVAGPRRNR